The following coding sequences lie in one Flagellimonas eckloniae genomic window:
- a CDS encoding efflux RND transporter permease subunit yields the protein MNAIQKTKNATNAFARNWANFVIKYKWPVLLLTILLAVGLGSQGKMEFDGDYHVFFSESNPELEAFDALQEKYTKDDNIILVLAPKNGNVFTRENLIAIEELTADAWNTPYSSRVDAVTNFQHTSANADDLYVDDLSYDSASKTDAEILEIREKALKEPLLVHRIINEEGSVTAINVTVRLPGENSAAEIPEVTIATREMISKFKESHPQFDVYTTGLVPLNTAFFEASQRDLMLTLLMLLIVVVVTFVLTRNIFATIATLIVVLFSIMSAVGFIGLNGIKLTPPSAVFPTMILTLAVADSIHILITYLQKVRKDGLEKKEALVESMRLNFMPVFITSLTTVIGFLTLNYGDVPPFWDLGNIVAFGMCMAFLFSTTTLPALMAIFPIWKSKKVREQREEKMGWYTKLGMYVVKQPVRLTIISIVVIAVLTFLAGKNVFNDEFVEYFDTTVQFRQDSDFINENLTGFYNVELSVGSGESGGINNPEYLQKLTEFEDWLEDQPEVVHVNAFSEVARRVNRSMHGDDETFYRVPKNREEAAQYLLLYELSLPFGLDLNNQINVDKSESRVTVTLENNSSAEMIAFAERSEKWLKDNAPESMHALAVSPTLMFSKLGFRQADSMVKGNIIALILISLVLMIALKNLKLGLLSIIPNVTPVLVGFGLWYLLKGTINTGMVIVFGMTLGIIVDDTVHFMSKFLRARREMGYDAKAAIIYAFETVGKALVTTTVVLLAGFTVLSTSSFALNSYMARITVIIIIAALIIDFILLPSLLILVSKEKEKAVKISKAQVQLDK from the coding sequence ATGAACGCAATCCAAAAGACAAAGAATGCAACAAATGCATTTGCCAGAAACTGGGCCAATTTTGTAATTAAATATAAATGGCCTGTTCTATTATTGACCATTTTATTGGCCGTGGGACTTGGCTCCCAAGGGAAAATGGAATTTGATGGAGATTATCATGTTTTTTTTAGTGAATCCAATCCAGAACTTGAGGCATTTGATGCACTACAGGAAAAATATACCAAGGATGATAATATCATTTTAGTCCTAGCTCCTAAAAACGGCAATGTTTTTACTAGGGAAAACCTCATTGCCATAGAAGAATTGACAGCAGATGCATGGAATACCCCTTATTCGTCTCGAGTAGATGCCGTAACCAATTTTCAGCACACAAGCGCAAATGCGGATGATCTTTACGTTGACGACCTTTCCTATGATTCAGCAAGTAAAACAGATGCAGAAATTCTGGAAATCCGTGAAAAAGCACTTAAGGAACCGCTCTTGGTTCATAGGATTATAAATGAGGAAGGAAGTGTAACCGCCATAAATGTTACGGTACGTTTACCTGGTGAAAATAGTGCTGCAGAAATTCCTGAGGTAACGATAGCTACCCGAGAAATGATATCCAAATTTAAGGAAAGCCACCCTCAATTTGATGTCTATACAACAGGATTGGTTCCATTAAACACTGCATTTTTTGAAGCATCACAGCGAGATTTAATGCTTACGCTATTGATGCTGTTAATCGTTGTGGTCGTAACATTTGTATTGACCCGAAATATTTTTGCCACCATTGCAACCTTGATTGTGGTACTATTCTCGATTATGAGTGCGGTAGGATTTATTGGCTTGAATGGAATCAAATTAACACCACCTTCAGCCGTTTTTCCAACAATGATATTAACGTTGGCGGTAGCGGACAGTATCCATATACTTATCACCTATCTTCAAAAGGTTCGTAAGGATGGATTGGAAAAAAAGGAGGCGTTGGTTGAATCCATGCGATTGAACTTTATGCCCGTATTCATTACCAGCTTAACAACCGTAATTGGATTTTTGACCCTGAATTATGGGGATGTACCACCGTTTTGGGATTTAGGAAATATCGTTGCCTTTGGTATGTGCATGGCTTTTTTATTTTCTACTACCACCTTACCAGCCTTGATGGCCATTTTTCCAATTTGGAAATCCAAAAAAGTGCGTGAACAAAGAGAAGAAAAGATGGGGTGGTATACCAAGTTGGGAATGTACGTTGTAAAACAACCGGTTAGGCTTACTATAATTTCAATTGTAGTTATTGCTGTATTGACCTTTTTGGCAGGGAAAAATGTGTTTAACGATGAATTTGTTGAATATTTTGATACGACGGTTCAATTTAGACAAGACAGTGATTTTATAAACGAAAACCTAACCGGGTTTTACAATGTTGAATTATCAGTTGGAAGTGGAGAAAGTGGAGGAATCAATAATCCCGAATACCTACAAAAACTTACCGAATTTGAAGATTGGCTGGAAGATCAACCAGAAGTAGTGCATGTCAATGCATTTAGTGAAGTTGCTCGGAGGGTAAATCGATCTATGCATGGAGATGATGAAACTTTTTACAGGGTTCCTAAGAATAGGGAAGAGGCTGCGCAATATCTTTTATTGTATGAACTTTCGCTTCCCTTTGGTTTGGATTTGAACAACCAGATAAATGTGGACAAATCAGAATCCAGAGTTACCGTAACCCTTGAAAACAATTCTAGTGCGGAAATGATAGCATTTGCCGAAAGATCGGAAAAATGGTTGAAAGACAATGCGCCAGAATCCATGCATGCCCTTGCGGTAAGCCCTACCCTAATGTTTTCCAAACTGGGTTTTAGACAGGCTGATAGCATGGTAAAGGGAAATATTATTGCACTTATCCTTATTTCACTAGTACTGATGATAGCCTTAAAGAATTTGAAGTTGGGATTATTGAGTATTATTCCAAATGTTACCCCTGTCCTAGTTGGATTTGGTCTTTGGTACCTGCTTAAGGGAACCATCAATACTGGGATGGTAATTGTTTTTGGAATGACTTTGGGAATTATTGTGGACGACACCGTTCACTTTATGAGCAAATTTTTAAGAGCACGAAGAGAGATGGGATACGATGCGAAGGCAGCAATCATTTATGCCTTTGAAACTGTGGGCAAAGCCTTAGTAACAACAACGGTAGTGCTATTGGCAGGTTTTACCGTATTGTCCACTTCCTCTTTTGCCCTAAATAGCTATATGGCACGAATAACTGTAATCATTATTATAGCTGCATTAATTATTGATTTTATCCTCTTGCCTTCATTATTGATTTTGGTCAGCAAAGAAAAAGAGAAGGCTGTGAAAATATCCAAAGCTCAGGTACAATTGGACAAATAA
- a CDS encoding TetR/AcrR family transcriptional regulator, whose protein sequence is MEVKTIKGELKCDTLLEKGMQILWSKGYNATSVNDIVQAAGVPKGSFYFYFKSKEDFVVKAIGKYFEIMCPPALEILDDKSVSPKQRILNFYEYRTKVVKEHFNCKMGCLASNLSNEMAEHNEEIRKAIQKKTEALNEHIASVIREAQEAGEIDDKINAIDLAAFIEDAGRGAMVSMKEQNSSYPVDNFTAMIRRLIVK, encoded by the coding sequence ATGGAGGTTAAAACTATTAAAGGTGAATTAAAATGTGACACTCTTTTGGAAAAAGGAATGCAAATTCTTTGGTCTAAAGGGTATAATGCTACCAGTGTTAATGATATAGTACAGGCAGCGGGTGTCCCAAAGGGTTCGTTTTATTTCTACTTTAAGAGTAAAGAAGATTTTGTGGTAAAAGCTATCGGCAAGTATTTTGAAATCATGTGTCCGCCAGCTTTGGAAATTCTTGATGACAAATCGGTTTCTCCCAAACAACGAATCTTGAATTTTTATGAGTACCGAACTAAAGTTGTAAAGGAACATTTTAACTGTAAAATGGGATGTTTGGCATCCAACCTGTCAAATGAAATGGCCGAGCATAATGAAGAAATTAGGAAGGCGATCCAAAAGAAGACTGAAGCATTGAATGAGCATATTGCTTCGGTAATTCGAGAAGCACAGGAAGCTGGTGAAATTGATGACAAGATTAATGCAATTGATTTGGCTGCGTTTATTGAAGATGCAGGTAGGGGTGCTATGGTATCAATGAAGGAACAAAATAGTTCTTACCCGGTTGATAATTTTACAGCCATGATACGAAGGCTTATTGTGAAATAA
- a CDS encoding sugar phosphate isomerase/epimerase family protein — MDSTRRDFVKKITASASAAPFFTFPFNSWLQSEDSNNKLNISIFSKHLQFLDYKTTGEMASEMGFSGVDLTVRPKGHVLPELVKTDLPKAINNIKTGGSSCKMITTSIESVDNPLDVDIIETAAKSGVEFYRSHWFKYQEGKTMDASLEFYQEEIKKLGELNKQNNIIGCYQNHAGTDVGSAFWEIKKILETADSNHFGTQYDIRHAIAEGGYSWQNGLKLLQPHIKVIVLKDFKWGKVNGKLKALNTPIGEGMVDFITYFRLLKKYGLQPPVSLHLEYPLGGAEKGLSKITVDKKVVFDAMKKDLNAVQTLWEQA, encoded by the coding sequence ATGGACTCTACCCGTAGAGATTTTGTCAAAAAAATTACTGCCTCAGCAAGCGCTGCCCCTTTCTTTACTTTCCCCTTTAATTCATGGTTACAAAGTGAAGACAGTAACAACAAACTAAACATTAGTATTTTTTCCAAACACCTTCAATTTTTGGACTATAAAACTACTGGAGAGATGGCTTCTGAAATGGGGTTTTCTGGAGTTGATTTAACCGTACGTCCTAAAGGACACGTGCTTCCGGAATTGGTAAAAACCGACCTGCCAAAAGCCATAAATAATATAAAAACTGGTGGTTCTTCCTGTAAAATGATTACCACCAGTATTGAAAGTGTGGACAATCCTTTGGATGTGGATATCATTGAAACGGCTGCTAAATCAGGAGTTGAATTTTACCGATCACATTGGTTCAAATATCAAGAAGGCAAAACCATGGATGCCTCTTTAGAGTTTTATCAAGAGGAAATAAAAAAACTTGGCGAACTCAATAAGCAAAACAATATTATTGGTTGTTATCAGAACCATGCTGGTACAGATGTTGGATCTGCTTTTTGGGAGATAAAAAAAATATTGGAAACAGCAGATTCCAACCATTTTGGGACTCAATATGATATTAGACATGCAATCGCCGAAGGTGGTTATTCATGGCAAAACGGTTTAAAACTTTTGCAGCCTCATATTAAAGTGATTGTTCTAAAGGATTTTAAATGGGGGAAGGTCAATGGAAAATTGAAAGCCTTAAACACCCCTATTGGAGAGGGTATGGTAGATTTTATAACCTATTTTAGGTTACTGAAAAAATATGGTCTACAACCACCCGTTTCCCTACACCTTGAATATCCGTTAGGTGGTGCCGAAAAAGGATTGTCAAAAATTACTGTAGATAAAAAAGTGGTATTTGATGCCATGAAGAAAGACCTTAACGCCGTTCAAACTTTGTGGGAACAGGCCTAA
- a CDS encoding chondroitinase-B domain-containing protein, with translation MKKHLIFALLAYLFIACKEPINNSSVKVSTPAELEEAIANASPGSKIVMANGVWNDLQIRFVGKGTSNNPITLKAETPGEVIIQGKSDLKFGGEHLIVDGLYFKNGYSPSFSVIEFKIDENKANNCQVTNCVIEGFNKLQRNQTDLWVLFHGRNNTLDHCYIAGKSNRGPTVRVDLDGNESIKNYHQIVNNHFGPRPPKGGASAETIQIGTSSTSMTPSHTLVANNLFEHCNGEVEIISSKANYNEFRGNVFYKSEGSLVTRHGNYCTIDGNYFIGDEDNENIGGIRIIGTGHWITNNYLLNLKGQNFRSPLAVMNGIPKSSLNRYKQVTDVVVAHNSWINCKSPLQFGVGSNLSQKDVLPASEIRSAVPIRSTVANNLIYNTIGDESPVVAHDKIEGINFKNNIINNQGTTFNTLDGLKPISFEMNSLTENIMVPSNDIQEDVFVGFEFETIDKDLFGNSRADKNAVGAVVNKDVVDSKILDKSKYGTDWYSINNTTDTKTLSMVSQNDDLASKIAEADEGSIISLEAGTYQIEKSIPIDKKITIQSKDENNKATIIYSGGAETPAFEMNPKGELTLSNLALKGEDTQYAFASLKKNMSSLYNLKVSNCEISNFDYVLKGYKLSFSEYISFVGSTLKNCENGIELSAETDDKGDYNAENVTIENCQFDNIRKNVIDYYRGGYDESTVGGTLMVSNSTFSNCGAKEDNGILLNTYGIINVDISKNTFTNNPVKLVALLWGAKNNTHSDNEIRNSGKLVVEENLKLKLMY, from the coding sequence ATGAAAAAACATTTAATTTTTGCACTACTCGCTTATTTGTTTATTGCCTGTAAAGAGCCTATTAACAATAGCTCAGTAAAGGTCAGCACTCCTGCAGAATTGGAAGAAGCAATTGCAAATGCCAGTCCTGGCAGTAAAATTGTTATGGCAAATGGTGTATGGAATGATTTGCAAATCCGATTTGTTGGAAAAGGAACTTCCAATAATCCAATAACTTTAAAGGCAGAAACTCCCGGTGAAGTAATTATTCAAGGAAAATCAGACTTAAAGTTTGGTGGTGAACATCTGATTGTAGACGGTCTATATTTCAAAAATGGTTATTCTCCTTCCTTCTCGGTAATTGAGTTCAAAATTGATGAAAACAAAGCCAATAATTGCCAAGTTACAAACTGCGTTATTGAGGGTTTTAATAAATTACAACGAAACCAAACCGATTTATGGGTTCTATTTCATGGAAGGAACAATACACTAGATCATTGCTATATTGCCGGAAAATCCAATCGTGGGCCGACTGTTAGAGTGGATCTTGACGGAAATGAAAGCATCAAAAATTATCATCAAATAGTTAATAACCATTTTGGTCCAAGACCTCCAAAAGGTGGAGCGAGCGCAGAGACCATACAAATTGGTACAAGTTCCACTTCAATGACTCCAAGCCACACTTTGGTGGCCAACAATCTTTTTGAGCACTGTAACGGAGAGGTTGAAATCATCTCTAGCAAGGCCAATTACAATGAATTCAGAGGCAATGTTTTTTACAAATCTGAAGGCTCTTTAGTGACAAGACATGGTAACTATTGCACTATCGATGGCAACTATTTTATAGGCGATGAAGACAATGAGAACATAGGCGGTATTAGAATTATTGGTACGGGGCATTGGATTACAAATAACTATCTGCTAAATCTAAAAGGACAAAATTTCAGAAGTCCGCTGGCCGTAATGAACGGCATACCAAAATCTTCGTTAAATAGATACAAACAGGTAACAGATGTTGTTGTAGCCCATAATTCATGGATTAACTGCAAATCTCCATTGCAGTTTGGAGTAGGATCTAATCTTAGTCAAAAAGATGTGCTTCCCGCTTCTGAAATTCGTTCTGCGGTACCCATACGAAGTACTGTAGCCAACAACCTTATCTATAATACAATTGGCGATGAAAGCCCCGTGGTTGCACATGATAAGATTGAGGGAATCAACTTTAAAAACAATATTATAAATAACCAAGGAACAACATTTAATACATTGGATGGGCTAAAACCCATTTCTTTTGAAATGAACTCCTTAACCGAAAATATCATGGTTCCATCGAATGATATTCAGGAAGATGTATTTGTTGGTTTTGAATTTGAGACTATTGATAAAGATCTATTTGGAAATTCAAGAGCGGACAAAAATGCTGTTGGAGCAGTTGTAAATAAAGATGTGGTCGATTCTAAAATTCTAGACAAATCAAAATATGGAACTGATTGGTATTCTATTAACAATACAACTGATACAAAGACCTTATCCATGGTATCACAAAATGATGATTTAGCTTCCAAAATAGCTGAGGCTGATGAAGGAAGTATCATATCCTTGGAAGCAGGAACATATCAGATTGAAAAATCCATTCCAATTGATAAAAAGATAACGATTCAATCCAAAGATGAAAACAACAAGGCAACCATCATTTATTCTGGTGGAGCGGAAACCCCCGCCTTTGAAATGAATCCGAAAGGAGAACTGACTCTGAGCAATCTTGCATTGAAAGGGGAAGACACCCAATATGCCTTTGCAAGCCTCAAGAAAAATATGTCGAGCCTATACAATCTTAAGGTATCAAATTGTGAAATAAGTAATTTTGATTATGTCCTGAAAGGCTATAAATTATCATTTTCAGAATATATTTCATTTGTTGGTTCTACATTGAAAAACTGTGAAAATGGAATAGAACTATCTGCCGAAACCGATGATAAAGGTGATTATAATGCAGAAAATGTGACCATTGAGAATTGCCAATTTGATAACATACGCAAAAATGTTATAGACTATTACCGAGGCGGGTATGACGAGTCAACGGTTGGTGGAACATTAATGGT